TATTATCTCGACCGGATCTTTCTTGTTTAAAAAATATTGGTCCCGGCGATTCTATTTTAATAATCAGCATTATAATAGGAAACAACCACGGAAATATCAATAAAATCACAGAAACCGAAAAAACAATATCAAAAGCTTTTTTTGCAAGCCTGTTTACCACAAGTTCCAAAGGTTCTGTTCGAAACATCAATACCGGCATATTTTCATAAAAAGCAACCTCAACTTTACTTGATTTTGTGTACAATTGAAAATCAGGAATAAACTTAATTCGGATCATATTCTGTTCGCAAATTCTGGTCAGTTCATTAATAATTTCAATATTATCAATATGTAATGCCACATACATTTCATCTATCTTTTTTTCGGCAACAAATTGCGGAATAGCAGCAAAACCACCTAAAACTGAAGAAGTATCAACAATTGAAGCATCTATATTATCATCAAAAAAGCCTAGAAATTTATATCCGTAAGTCAGGTCTTTTGCTAATATTTTTCGGATTTTCTCTCCGGATTCATTAACACCAACAACAATAAAAGTTTTAAAATTATATCCTTGCGCTCTAATATATTTTAGAAGTTTCATGGAGAAATAACGGGAAACCATCAATAATACAAAGAAAATCATGTAAAAATAAACTAATCTAAGTCTCGAAATATCAGTGTATTTCAAGTATACCACAAATATTGAGATTAAAGCAGCGTGAATGAGCAACTTTTTTATGGTTCTGAATAATATGGATTCTATAGTTTCTACACGAATACTTCGGTTTGAATCGTTCTGAAGCAATAATACAACCCAAAGTAAAATTGCCAATAACGAAACTACTCTTTCTTCTTTTGATAAAAGCTTATCCAAACTTTCAAATCTGGCAAATGCAGACAAAATTGTAGCCAGATTCAACAATACTAAATCTACTAAAACAAACAAAAGCTTAAAATAGCGCGAGAAACGATAATGCGATAGTTTTTGTAGAATTTTCATATTGAGGTTTTATGCTTAATTTTAGACTAAAAATTAATTAAAAATTTAGCACTGCAAAATAATATTTTAATTAGATTTTTCTGTACTATTTAGAATCTATTCTTTAAAAGTTTACTTTTATATTTTGCAGATATAATATTGCAGATTATGCTTAAAACAATTCTACTTTTTTTCCTGATTGCAGTTTCTGCAAATGCGCAAATATCAGGTTGTACAGATCCGCTTTCGAAGAACTATAATCCATTGGCAACTATAAATGATGGAAGTTGCTTGTATGCTTCTTTCAAAATCAAACCGGAATATTCCAGGGAATTATCTGACTCGATCAAAGAAACTTCGGGATTAATTTCTTTCAATAATTTATTGTGGACGCATAATGACGATCATGACAAAACTATTTACGGATTGGATTCTTTGGGCCAAATTAAAAGAAAAATAGTTCTGAACGAAGTAATAAATAATGACTGGGAAGAAATCTCTCAAGATAGTACTCATATTTATATAGGTGATTTCGGAAATAATTACACCGGAAACAGAACTGATTTACATATTCTGAAAATAGAAAAACAATCTTTTCTCGAAGGAAATCCAAATATTGAAACCATTTCGTTTCAATATTCTGATCAAACTGATTTTTCCTCTCAAAAAGGCAATACTACAAATTTTGATTGTGAAGCTTTCATCATTTCAAAAGACAGCATTTATTTGTTTACAAAACAATGGAGTAATTCAAAAACGTCTATTTATTCTTTGCCAAATCAATCCGGAAAACACGTTGCAAAATTAAAAGATGAATTGGACACAAAAGGATTAGTGACGGGCGCAACCTATTTAGAATCCAAAAAACTAATTGTTCTTTGTGGTTATTCTAAAATAGGAAAACCATTTTTATATCTTTTATATGATTTTAAAAACCATGATTTTTTATCCGGAAATAAAAGGAGAATAAATCTTCCGCTTCCTTTTCATCAAATAGAAGGAATTTCGACAGAAGATGGTTTGCATTATTATTTGACAAATGAATCTTTGGTCCGAAAACCGGTAATCAATGTTCGGCAACAAATTCATCGTATTGACTTAAGTCCTATATTGGATTCCTATCTTCATAAATAAACTTTTGCGGAATCTGATTTTATATTAAACCAAATTCCGCAAAACTTATTTTTACTTTATTTTAGACAGCAGTAAATTAAAATTATCGATCACCAAATTGGGTTCATCATTCATAATGTAATGCCCTGCTTTTATAGTTGTAATGTGCGTAAAATCAGAAACTCCTTCTTTTAATAATTCATGCGCCTTAAACCATATTTGTTTTTCTGATTCAGAAGTAGATGCGTCGATTTTTAAGCTCGAAATTACAATTACAGGAATATTTGGCAAATCCGGAAGTGTCGCCATATACTGAGAATCTTCTATTATTTCTCTGGCTTCGCGTGTTCCTCCAAAATTTTCTCCATAATTGATCACACAAAGATTATAAAGCATATCCTCCTCTTCTTGCGAAGGCCGATTATAATATTCGTGCGATGGATCTATAAATAATAATCCGGCAACTTTAGAAGGATTTTTAACAGCATAATCTCTAATAATCATTCCGCCAAGCGAATGCCCGATAAGAATAACTTTTCTGTCATTCGAAAAATTATTAATTACAGTTTCGAGTTCACTTCTTAATTGATTTATATTTCTTGGTTTTGAATCTTTTTCAGATTTTTCATAACCGGCTCTGTCATATGTTAAGACATCTAATTGGGCACTTATTTTTATTGCTATTTTTTTTTCGTTCCAAACAGAATGTCCGTCTCCGAGTCCGGATTCAAA
This genomic window from Flavobacterium sp. 9 contains:
- a CDS encoding alpha/beta fold hydrolase, producing the protein MKSAKNIIAKIGLSLFFTFVSCDKDSDNNTETLKEIKVDVGTHKLATYSIIHNSKYLVVFESGLGDGHSVWNEKKIAIKISAQLDVLTYDRAGYEKSEKDSKPRNINQLRSELETVINNFSNDRKVILIGHSLGGMIIRDYAVKNPSKVAGLLFIDPSHEYYNRPSQEEEDMLYNLCVINYGENFGGTREAREIIEDSQYMATLPDLPNIPVIVISSLKIDASTSESEKQIWFKAHELLKEGVSDFTHITTIKAGHYIMNDEPNLVIDNFNLLLSKIK
- a CDS encoding undecaprenyl-phosphate glucose phosphotransferase, with translation MKILQKLSHYRFSRYFKLLFVLVDLVLLNLATILSAFARFESLDKLLSKEERVVSLLAILLWVVLLLQNDSNRSIRVETIESILFRTIKKLLIHAALISIFVVYLKYTDISRLRLVYFYMIFFVLLMVSRYFSMKLLKYIRAQGYNFKTFIVVGVNESGEKIRKILAKDLTYGYKFLGFFDDNIDASIVDTSSVLGGFAAIPQFVAEKKIDEMYVALHIDNIEIINELTRICEQNMIRIKFIPDFQLYTKSSKVEVAFYENMPVLMFRTEPLELVVNRLAKKAFDIVFSVSVILLIFPWLFPIIMLIIKIESPGPIFFKQERSGRDNRTFMCFKFRSMYVNGLAHKKQAEKGDSRITKFGAFIRKTSIDELPQFFNVFYGDMSVVGPRPHMVNLAKEYSDLINNYLVRQYAKPGITGWAQVNGYRGETKVLSDMESRVEYDIWYIENWSLLLDVKIIIKTIINVFKGEENAY